Sequence from the Actinocatenispora sera genome:
GTGATGCTGCGGCCGACCGCCGCCGACGGCGGCGTGCTCGCCCCGATGCGGGAGGGTCGCCGGCTGCTGGAGGCGATCGGCTGGGCCGCGGTGCTGCCGCAGATGCTCGCCACGCTCGGCCAGCTGTTCACCGCCGCCGGCGTGGGTACCGCGGTCGGCAAGGTGACCAACCACGTGCTGCCGCACGGCTCGCTGATCGGCGGCGTCATCGTGTACTGCCTGGGCATGGCGCTGTTCACCATCATCATGGGCAACGCGTTCGCGGCGTTCCCGATCATGACCGCGGCGATCGGCTGGCCGATCCTGATCCAGCAGTTCCACGGCAACCCGGCCGCGGTGTTCGCGATCGGGATGCTCGCCGGTTTCTGCGGCACGCTGTGCACCCCGATGGCCGCGAACTTCAACCTGGTCCCGGCCGCCCTGCTGGAGATGCGCAGCAAGTACGGCCCGATCAAGGCGCAGATCCCGACCGCGATACCGCTGCTGCTCTGCAACATGGCGCTGATGTACGTGTTCGCCTTCGGGGTCGTCGGGTGAACCACCTTTTCTCGTGGCCCGGTGAGCACGGTGGAGGCGCGGCATGAGCGAGCGTGAACGAGCGAGTCACGGGTGGTGCGCGTGCGTGCGCCGTGTCGTGGCGGAGTGCCGTGGGGGTGCAGTGTGAGCGTGTTGGTGACCGGGTTCGAGCCGTTCGGTGGGGCGAGCACGAACCCGTCCTCGGCTGCGGTGTCCACGATGGACGGTGTGCACACGGTGGAGCTGCCGTGCACGTTCGGTGGCTCGATTCCCGCGCTGCGCGCCGCGATCGACCGGTACCAGCCGGAACTGGTGGTGTGCGCCGGCCTCGCCGGCGGCCGGGCCGGGCTGTCGGTGGAGCGGGTGGCGATCAACGTCGACGACGCACGCATCCCGAACAACGCCGGCACCCAACCGGTCGACGAGCCGGTCGTGCCGGACGGGCCCGCGGCGTACTTCTCGTCCCTGCCGATCAAGGCGTGCGTCGCCGCGCTGCGCGACGCCGGCATCCCGGCCGCGGTGTCGCAGACCGCCGGTACGTTCGTCTGCAACCACGTGTTCTACGGCCTCGCGCACCTGATCGCCACCGAGTTCCCGGCGGTGCGCGGCGGGTTCGTGCACGTCCCGTACGCACCGGAGCAGGTCACCGACGGCTCGGCACCGAGCATGTCGGTCCCCGACATCGCCCGCGGCCTGCGCATCGTGGTCGACACCGCACTGTCGTCCACTGTGGACATCGCGGTTTCCGGCGGGGCCGAGCAGTGAGCGACCGGTTGGCGGAGCTTGCCGGAACCCTCGCGGAGACCGCGATCCGCAACATCCGCACCGAGTTCCCGTACGCGAGCCAGCACGTCACGACCGGCCCGGACGACACCTGGCGGCCCCGGCGGCTGCATCCGGCGTTCGGTGGCGCGTACGACTGGCATTCCTGCGTGCACATGCACTGGCTGCTGATCCGGCTGCGCACCGACTATCCACAGTGGATCGAGGTGGGCGCGGTCGAGGCGGTGCTCGGCGAGACGCTGACCTCGGCGGCGATCCGGGTCGAGGCCGAGTACCTGCGCGCCCACCCGGAGTTCGAGCGGCCGTACGGGTGGGCCTGGGCGTCCGTGCTCGCCGCCGCCGCCGACCGCTGCCCGGCCGGGGCACGCTGGTCGGCCGCGCTCGCACCGCTGGCCGACGCGGTGCCGTCACTCGCCCTCGGCTGGCTCGACCGCACCCCGGAGCCGGTCCGGCACGGTACCCACGCCAACACCGCGTTCGCGCTGTCGCTGCTGCTCGACGCCGCACACGCCCGCGGCGACGAGACGCTGGCCGCCCGCATCCGCGACCGTGCGATGGACTGGTACCGCGGGGATCGCGACTACCCGATCGGCTGGGAACCGAGCGGCCAGGACTTCCTGTCCGCCGGCCTGTCCGAGGCCGACCTGATGCGCCGGGTCCTGCCCGCCGACGAGTTCCCGGCCTGGCTCACCGGCTTCCTCCCGCCGGCCGACGGGGGTCCGGGCCGATCGCCCGGGCTGCGACCGGTCGTGCCGCTCGACCCCGGCGACGGCCAGCAGT
This genomic interval carries:
- a CDS encoding DUF2891 domain-containing protein is translated as MSDRLAELAGTLAETAIRNIRTEFPYASQHVTTGPDDTWRPRRLHPAFGGAYDWHSCVHMHWLLIRLRTDYPQWIEVGAVEAVLGETLTSAAIRVEAEYLRAHPEFERPYGWAWASVLAAAADRCPAGARWSAALAPLADAVPSLALGWLDRTPEPVRHGTHANTAFALSLLLDAAHARGDETLAARIRDRAMDWYRGDRDYPIGWEPSGQDFLSAGLSEADLMRRVLPADEFPAWLTGFLPPADGGPGRSPGLRPVVPLDPGDGQQSHLYGLGLSRAWQLRAIAAALPASDPRVASFRTGAAAETQRCLGALTHGSFLTAHWLASFAFLALADDPGTVGSDQEGTR
- the pcp gene encoding pyroglutamyl-peptidase I, producing MSVLVTGFEPFGGASTNPSSAAVSTMDGVHTVELPCTFGGSIPALRAAIDRYQPELVVCAGLAGGRAGLSVERVAINVDDARIPNNAGTQPVDEPVVPDGPAAYFSSLPIKACVAALRDAGIPAAVSQTAGTFVCNHVFYGLAHLIATEFPAVRGGFVHVPYAPEQVTDGSAPSMSVPDIARGLRIVVDTALSSTVDIAVSGGAEQ
- a CDS encoding DUF979 domain-containing protein, with amino-acid sequence MIKVEWFYWLCGIIFLGVAALTAGDRSNPKRYGSAAFWALLGLSFGYGTFVVHKTAPAWPLGVGVLVMAALVGTRQLSRGTAGGPNDAQRKAGADRFGSLLFVPALVIPAVAVLFAAVLVKVRIGATPLLETGSETLIGLGVAAIVAVAVGLVMLRPTAADGGVLAPMREGRRLLEAIGWAAVLPQMLATLGQLFTAAGVGTAVGKVTNHVLPHGSLIGGVIVYCLGMALFTIIMGNAFAAFPIMTAAIGWPILIQQFHGNPAAVFAIGMLAGFCGTLCTPMAANFNLVPAALLEMRSKYGPIKAQIPTAIPLLLCNMALMYVFAFGVVG